The DNA region GAAGACGGTTCCCGAGACGAAGATAGCATTTAGTTGCATCACTAGCCATCCCAAATGTTTCTTGCCTGACCGGATTTTATCTTGGAAAGCTGGTTTAAACTTTGATCCTGAGAGTTCCCAATCTCCTGCTTCAAGATCTTGGGATGCGGCTTCAATTGCAGACAtacctttgttttcttctataaGCCTTGACACAGCCTGGCAAATAATCCAAATTGGATTGGGTATGGAagcaaatatttatgttttgggAGCAAACAGGTTGGTGAGATTCATCAATGTACCTCGATTCTAAACGATATGGTTGCTTTCTCTGAGGAAAGCGCTTCGACCTGGTAAAGTTGACAAGACAATTTGGAAATTATTCTGGAAATTattctggaaattttttttggtctaaaTGTCTCTATCTGAAGTGTAAATATACCTGGGATTGTTTTTGAATAAGGTGGTCAGTAAGCTGGTTGAGTCTTCGCTTCAGTTCAATTTCCACTTCAGTTGGTTCTTCGAGTTCCTTTCTCATCATTTCTATGTCTGCTTCCATTTTAGTTGCCTGAATTTAACAAGGAATCAAGCAAAAAAGGTATGAGCTTCAAATATAATCTTGAGTTCTGTATCATAATAGATGGATCTTCCAGTCTGTcatataaaatttggttttgtacatatctaaaagtgagagaaaaaaacatccacaagcataagtgaaattttatatatggttaaaagtaatgtttaTAGTAAATCATTTATATACAAACTCCACTTGTTTACACCATCGgaatattgattgtgatttgtgaatcagtAATCTATGGAAAGAGAAATCGCGTATCAAAGTGAAGGGGAAACGAAACTCAATCCAACCATCTACTCCGATCCCAATCTTCGACCTTCCTTCGACAAGTGACATTTAGTATTTTCTCGATACAGTAAATAAACCAAGAGATAAGCAGCCTCGTATGTATTTCGATTgataatgatcaacaacaaagacaatttctAATAGCGAATTAAGAAAGAATATCAATATATAGCACCATATGGTGGGAGACaaacataaatgaaattttatatatggttaaaagtaatgttcatagtaaatcaagCTCTAAAAAAGGCTCACATTTGTGtgtgacaacataaaatataataacattgaaatgaatttttggctttttaatcaGCAGAAAGCAATAGCAAAAAgtaaaaatgatcaaattgattgagaaaagaaagaatttaggatgaattacaaatgttaaatttcaatttagaaTTTCACCTCTCCGTGTGGCAAAGCACGGGTCGCTTTCCTAgtcatattaaaaacaaaaccaatcttAATTTTCGTTGGGAAGCTGACAAAcgaaactttttatttttgctccCAAGAAAAATTATTCCCAAATCCAGTACTGATTAATCCCAAAATCCATCCGCTGGCTCAGTCGCAGCCGCCTCCTCTTCCGATAAGACCCCTTCGGATACACCGAAGGCTAAGATATCCTTAGATATCAGTTCTTGAGAAGCTTTGACAATAGACAAAATCGGCTGATAGTAGTCAGAGTGAGCACGCATACACTTGTTGAGCCTAGGCCAGAGTTTATGACACTTATCCGTGTATCTTTGAGATTCATCTATGCAATTTTTCATAGCAGTAAATGATTCTTTGCAACGACCAGCTTTCATGAACTCGCATAACCGCAATTCTATTTCCTCATCCCTCTCGGTCTCACTTTGCTTTGGTTGGTCAGTTGACGTATCTCCCACTTTCGGCGGGAATAAGGCGTCGAACTCCCTCGCTAATAGATCTACAAATTAAAAGCTCTCAGTCTCTCCGCTGTGATTTGGGGGTATCTAGAATGGAACTTTGACTCCTCCGTTTTCAAAATCGTTGATGACGTGATGATCCCCATCGATCTTTCTCGGCCGTGAAATAATATTCTTGTGAAAATCGGCGATTCACCCGGTCAATAAATTAACAAGAGGACACGATTAGAGATGTACGAAAAAGACgagtatatatatcaaagaaaatagGGAAAAAATAGGCTAGGGTTTCATATTTCAAGAGATTAGTATTAATCATTAAACAAGATAATTGCCCGgtttattttagcaaatttcTATAAGTAAAAagtagtttcaatttttttttggggttgatTGTTGATTCCACctaaatgatttttttgcaAAAGTCCAAAtatcatatcttattatataaagttggtttTTAAAGTTAACCATTACCATAATTTTGACATTTGTCAAATTATtaatatgagattttaacatgtataaaagttaatatttaatagaggATTTTAGATTAcgacacaaaacaaaaaaattattttaatgtaaaaagataattatcaaaaaattaagcagtttttttaaataaaaattacaaaaattaagcaGTTGATGAAGAATGCTTGTATGTTTTCAGCAGGTGTGCACTAATGTgtgttaagtgttttcaggTTTAAACTCATTTGTTTCAGCTCAGAAGAATGATCATGATTCTCTAAGTGGTAAAATCCATAGAGCAGCAATTGATCAAGAGTCTGAGTTTTGAACGACGGATTGATCATGTAAGTATGATCAAATAGCTGCGTGTTCATCTAAATATTTGGGTGTACCAGGAGTATTGAAAGATTGGAAGTAGCTGTTACTGAAACTCACAACTTGACTCTAGTGGTGAAAGGACATTAGAGGATTGGTGTTGATTCATCATGCGTCTGAGGACAATTCGAAAGACTGatactttttttattgataaatgaGTATAGTGTCAGTTCCATGATACGAAGGAAAGGAGCTATATGTACCGGAGGCTGATGAATGCTCCTAGACAGAAGATTGTGCTTGCAAGTTATTATTTCATGTCTGTATAACAGGTGGTTATTCATTAGAGCTCCACCCTTGATCAACGTATTTGATGCTTTAAGAGAGCATCTACAGAAGTGTGTTGAAACTTCAGTGTCGTGGAGTCAACAAAAGAGGGAAAGGTGATCGTCTCACCCTTGATGATCCACAAGTGCATATGTTTGTGATGAGACATGTTATTTGCAGTGAAAACAGAGGTGTGTGATACTCTGTTTTAGGTCATTTACATCCATTGAAGAACGAACGCTTGTGTTTGGTTCCAATAATGATGGATGAGGATGTTTGAAGCTGTTGGGCTTCTGAAAACTGTGTCTGAGATTAAGCCTTACATAACCATAGTTATATGAGTTTTCCGGGCAAATCTGTCAACTATCAGGGGTTTGATCAAGACAATGAATGTTCTTGTGAAGAactgtgcatttggagtctcaCATATGACGAATTGGAGAAGGGATATGTGTTTAGCTCATCTAATTAGGTAATGGCAACAAGACTCTGTGTAGAATCGTTCAAAGAAACTGGTTTAGATGCAAGAATGAAGGATATTCACAGTGAAGCAGAGCTTTGGAAGTATAGAACATGCTGCACAAGGTGCTGTTCTTTCCTGCAAAGCTTGTGTATGGTCACATCCACATTGTGATTCGATCAAAGAGCTACTTGTTGTTCGAATTCTCGACTATCAATGTCCTATTGCCCAACATCTAGTTGTGGGTGCAAGAAGAATCAAAATGCCTACACACATGAAGCTGTTTCAATAGGCGACAAGATTGATCATCAAAGTGCTTAAGGATGCGAAGCATTGTTAGCAGGTAAGTGATTCCCATAACTCATTATATTGTTGTGATACATATGTCTGTTTTTGACTTAGTTGATCACTCAAGCTGGGGGAGAATGATTCTGGTTCTGGTTATTGTTATAATTCTAATCAACGCCTAATGTTAAGGAGTTCTGGATTTATGGGGGAGAATCCTTGTAGCTACTTGGTTTAGGGGGAGAACCATTGTTTATGGGGGAGGCTTAGTTGATTAATTGGTTGATCTTAGGTTGCTAATGATTGAGAATTNAAGAAACTGGTTTAGATGCAAGAATGAAGGATATTCACAGTGAAGCAGAGCTTTGGAAGTATAGAACATGCTGCACAAGGTGCTGTTCTTTCCTGCAAAGCTTGTGTATGGTCACATCCACACTGTAATTCGATCAAAGAGCTACTTGTTGTTCGAATTCTCGACTATCAATGTCCTATTGCCCAACATATAGTTGTGGGTGCAAGAAGAATCAAAATGCCTACACACATGAAGCTGTTTCAATAGGCGACAAGATTGATCATCAAAGTGCTTAAGGATGCGAAGCATTGTTAGCAGGTAAGTGATTCCCATAACTCATTATATTGTTGTGATACATATGTCTGTTTTTGACTTAGTTGATCACTCAAGCTGGGGGAGAATGATTCTGGTTCTGGTTATTGTTATAATTCTAATCAACGCCTAATGTTAAGGAGTTCTGGATTTATGGGGGAGAATCCTTGTAGCTACTTGGTTTAGGGGGAGAACCATTGTTTATGGGGGAGGCTTAGTTGATTAATTGGTTGATCTTAGGTTGCTAATGATTGAGAATTTGCCAATTGATTAAGTCTGATTAGAGAGCTATGAAGAACA from Camelina sativa cultivar DH55 chromosome 3, Cs, whole genome shotgun sequence includes:
- the LOC104778768 gene encoding golgin candidate 2-like isoform X1, which translates into the protein MEADIEMMRKELEEPTEVEIELKRRLNQLTDHLIQKQSQVEALSSEKATISFRIEAVSRLIEENKGMSAIEAASQDLEAGDWELSGSKFKPAFQDKIRSGKKHLGWLVMQLNAIFVSGTVFLRRNPTAKIWAVLYLVCLHLWVLYILLSHSDTSSSGAVISLEKFSNSSHQ
- the LOC104778768 gene encoding golgin candidate 2-like isoform X2; translation: MEADIEMMRKELEEPTEVEIELKRRLNQLTDHLIQKQSQVEALSSEKATISFRIEAVSRLIEENKGMSAIEAASQDLEAGDWELSGSKFKPAFQDKIRSGKKHLGWLVMQLNAIFVSGTVFLRRNPTAKIWAVLYLVCLHLWVFKDKRESIQKKRESLIMKTL